The Bacillaceae bacterium IKA-2 DNA window GAAAAAGAAACATTTAAATTTAAAAAGGAAGCTTCAGAAAAAAATATTGATATCATATTAACGATAAATGAGCCACTGCCGAAAGCAGTTGCAGATCCTGTTCGATTTGAACAAATTCTCAATAATTTATTAAAAAATGCTGTTAAGTTTACTGAGGAAGGAAAAATAACTATTTCAGCTGAAGAAGATGGTCAGTATCTTTTACTCTCAGTTACAGATACAGGATTAGGTATTTCAGATGTAGACCAAGAATTGGTTTGGGAGCGTTTCTATAAAGTAGACCGCGGAAGGTCAAGACAAAATAAAGGAACAGGACTCGGTCTGGCGATTGTTAAACAATTAGTAGAATTACACGAGGGGAAAATTACTGTCCAAAGCGAGATTGGAAAGGGAACGACGTTTAAAATATGGATCCCAGCTGTAGTTTAAGTGCCCCTCAGTATGCGCTGTGATCATAATAGGAGTTATATTAATTTGAAATTAAACAGGGAACTAGGGTCATCATTAAGCCCTGGTTCCTTTTATCGTACGCCTTGATTGTGGGGAGCTACCACAAACGAAAAGTCACTTATGATAGGCAGACATACAACATAGAGTTGTATGTCTTTTTAAAATACTATATTTAATGAATTTCATAATTCTTATTGAAGATACTATGATAATTAATCTCGCTTAGTTAAACCATCACCAATTAGAAGTAGAAGTAGCTTGTTATGGCTGATTTACTACTGGTACGAAGAATTACATTTTACTAGGTAAGAACTAAATTTAGGGAGAATGTTTTGGTAGTTATAATTGCTTTTAGTGGTCTAAATTCATGATCAATGGGAAAATAGAGTATACAGAAGGGGGTTATTAGCATGACGAGAGACGGATTTATTGAAGTTAATGGTGGCAAGGTATGGTATCAAAGAAATGATCTTGGTATCAAAAAGACACCAGTCATTGTATTACACGGAGGTCCCGGTTCATCTCACTATTCAATGCAGGGGTTAAAAGTGCTAGCTGAGCAACGCCCGGTAATTTTTTATGACCAATTGGGATGTGGAAAGTCAGAGCGTCCGACAGACGAATCACTTTGGCACATTGACCGTTTTGTTGAGGAATTAGGGCAAGTAAGAAAGGCACTTTCTCTTGATGAAGTACATATTCTCGGGCATTCTTGGGGAACTACACTTGCAGCAGCCTATATGTTAACAAAACCTGAAGGTGTTAAGAGTGTTATTTTTTCTAGCTCTTGCCTTAGTGCACCACTTTGGGCAGAGGATCAAGAACGAAATCGCCAAAAATTGCCTACTGATGTCCAAGAAACATTAACAACTGCTGAGACCAATGGTACGACTGACTCGCAAGAATATAAAGATGCTACTCATGAGTTTAATAAGCGTTTTGTTTGTCGAATCGATCCGTGGCCAGAATTTTTAAAAAAAGGAGCACATCTTAAAAATGGTGAAGTGTACAATATTATGTGGGGTCCTTCAGAGTTTCATGTTACTGGAAATTTGAAAAAATTTGATTGCACACAAAGGTTAAAGGAAATCAACGTTCCAATCCTTTATACATGTGGCCGTCATGACGAAGCGACACCAGAATCAACGGAATATTACCATAGTCTTACACCGAACTCAAAATTCCATGTATTTGAAAATAGTGCTCATATACCATATTTAGAAGAGCCAAAAGAATATATTCGAGTTGTTGGTGATTTCCTTGAAGAAGTAGATTTGGATAGTAATTAGTAAAATAATACAAAGCAATTCATGATACAGAACGAAATGAAGTGTTGCCACTAAAGAGAAAAACAGCGACAACGAAGTCAAATGAGTGACTAGCTTGTCGCTGTTTTATTGTTGTTTCAAATTTAAATAGGGCCCGCTTGGTGCGCGGTTGGAAATTTGATTTTTTTCCACATATATTTTGTCTAGCGCATCGCTTTTTTTGGCGGTGAGTCCATATGCGTTTTGACGAGGTGTTCAAGTAATGATGGCAATACTTCAAATGCATTCTGAATGTTAAGGCGTTCAGTTTTTTTATGAGCGTCTTTACCAAAAGGACCAACGTTTAAAACTGGTGCAGCTAATTGCTCCATTTCTGTAAATGGTATAAA harbors:
- a CDS encoding proline iminopeptidase-family hydrolase, whose product is MTRDGFIEVNGGKVWYQRNDLGIKKTPVIVLHGGPGSSHYSMQGLKVLAEQRPVIFYDQLGCGKSERPTDESLWHIDRFVEELGQVRKALSLDEVHILGHSWGTTLAAAYMLTKPEGVKSVIFSSSCLSAPLWAEDQERNRQKLPTDVQETLTTAETNGTTDSQEYKDATHEFNKRFVCRIDPWPEFLKKGAHLKNGEVYNIMWGPSEFHVTGNLKKFDCTQRLKEINVPILYTCGRHDEATPESTEYYHSLTPNSKFHVFENSAHIPYLEEPKEYIRVVGDFLEEVDLDSN